One genomic segment of Mycolicibacterium chubuense NBB4 includes these proteins:
- a CDS encoding exodeoxyribonuclease VII small subunit — translation MKPISEMGYEEARDELIEVVQTLEHGGLDLDASLKLWERGEQLAKCCEEHLAGARQRIEQALTAGDDDEG, via the coding sequence ATGAAGCCTATTAGTGAAATGGGGTACGAGGAGGCTCGCGACGAGCTGATCGAGGTCGTGCAGACTCTCGAGCACGGCGGGTTGGACCTCGATGCTTCGCTGAAGCTCTGGGAGCGAGGCGAACAACTCGCTAAATGCTGCGAGGAGCACTTAGCTGGAGCACGCCAGCGGATCGAGCAGGCGCTGACCGCAGGTGACGACGACGAAGGTTGA